A genomic segment from Gossypium hirsutum isolate 1008001.06 chromosome D04, Gossypium_hirsutum_v2.1, whole genome shotgun sequence encodes:
- the LOC107898410 gene encoding F-box/kelch-repeat protein At5g60570-like isoform X2, which translates to MYPYPSSVSKERLWKVSDRLFLGEIAIVAGGSDKNGNVLQSAELYNSEVGTWQTLPDMNFPRKLCLGFFMDGKFYVIGGMSSHTACLTCGEEYNIETRSWRRIENMYLGCDAGMFHPAMRSPPLVAVVNNQLYSADQATNEVKKYDKVNNSWSVVKRLPMRADSSYGWGLAFKACGNSLLVIGARGHGGHDDGVIVLHSWNPEEGNRDGQEWNVLVVKAWACAFVYYCALMGC; encoded by the exons ATGTATCCTTACCCTTCCTCCGTATCAAAGGAAAGGCTATGGAAAGTTTCTGATCGCCTTTT CCTTGGGGAGATAGCCATTGTTGCTGGGGGAAGTGATAAGAATGGCAATGTACTACAATCTGCTGAACTCTACAATTCTGAAGTAGGTACTTGGCAAACATTGCCCGACATGAACTTCCCGCGTAAACTATGTTTGGGATTTTTTATGGATGGGAAGTTTTATGTGATTGGGGGCATGTCAAGTCATACAGCTTGTTTGACTTGTGGTGAAGAGTACAATATTGAGACAAGGTCATGGAGGAGGATAGAAAATATGTACCTTGGTTGCGATGCAGGTATGTTTCATCCTGCTATGCGTTCACCTCCTTTAGTTGCTGTTGTAAATAATCAGCTTTACTCTGCTGATCAAGCAACTAATGAAGTTAAGAAATATGATAAGGTTAATAACTCATGGAGTGTTGTGAAGAGACTCCCTATGAGGGCGGACTCTTCCTACGGTTGGGGGCTGGCATTTAAAGCATGCGGAAACAGTTTACTAGTAATAGGAGCTAGAGGTCATGGAGGGCATGATGATGGAGTAATTGTTCTGCATTCTTGGAATCCAGAGGAGGGAAACAGGGATGGACAAGAGTGGAATGTGCTTGTTGTCAAGGCATGGGCATGTGCTTTTGTGTATTATTGTGCGCTAATGGGCTGTTAA
- the LOC107898410 gene encoding F-box/kelch-repeat protein At5g60570-like isoform X1: MYPYPSSVSKERLWKVSDRLFSLGEIAIVAGGSDKNGNVLQSAELYNSEVGTWQTLPDMNFPRKLCLGFFMDGKFYVIGGMSSHTACLTCGEEYNIETRSWRRIENMYLGCDAGMFHPAMRSPPLVAVVNNQLYSADQATNEVKKYDKVNNSWSVVKRLPMRADSSYGWGLAFKACGNSLLVIGARGHGGHDDGVIVLHSWNPEEGNRDGQEWNVLVVKAWACAFVYYCALMGC, translated from the exons ATGTATCCTTACCCTTCCTCCGTATCAAAGGAAAGGCTATGGAAAGTTTCTGATCGCCTTTT CAGCCTTGGGGAGATAGCCATTGTTGCTGGGGGAAGTGATAAGAATGGCAATGTACTACAATCTGCTGAACTCTACAATTCTGAAGTAGGTACTTGGCAAACATTGCCCGACATGAACTTCCCGCGTAAACTATGTTTGGGATTTTTTATGGATGGGAAGTTTTATGTGATTGGGGGCATGTCAAGTCATACAGCTTGTTTGACTTGTGGTGAAGAGTACAATATTGAGACAAGGTCATGGAGGAGGATAGAAAATATGTACCTTGGTTGCGATGCAGGTATGTTTCATCCTGCTATGCGTTCACCTCCTTTAGTTGCTGTTGTAAATAATCAGCTTTACTCTGCTGATCAAGCAACTAATGAAGTTAAGAAATATGATAAGGTTAATAACTCATGGAGTGTTGTGAAGAGACTCCCTATGAGGGCGGACTCTTCCTACGGTTGGGGGCTGGCATTTAAAGCATGCGGAAACAGTTTACTAGTAATAGGAGCTAGAGGTCATGGAGGGCATGATGATGGAGTAATTGTTCTGCATTCTTGGAATCCAGAGGAGGGAAACAGGGATGGACAAGAGTGGAATGTGCTTGTTGTCAAGGCATGGGCATGTGCTTTTGTGTATTATTGTGCGCTAATGGGCTGTTAA
- the LOC107939656 gene encoding putative lysine-specific demethylase JMJ16 produces the protein MRKMKMINSNVKGRQAIGFNVEALQYNNIKFQVSIIRIGMELVRVCLEEKNDDISSVPPGFEPRALFTLKSEAQDTKRHERDNLICCSASTRAILVEKGTGLANDESSKITRSMSMRRRPWINYGQYDNSSQDEPDHGKLNQVTARWRPEEACRPDIEDVPVFYPTDEEFEDTLKYIASIRPRAEQYGICRIVPPYSKMNKEYDMILVNEESYLWHHSACELQCL, from the exons atgagaaaaatgaagatgATAAATAGCAATGTAAAAGGTAGGCAAG CGATTGGGTTTAATGTAGAGGCTCTACAATACAACAACATCAAGTTTCAAGTTTCAA TAATACGGATAGGGATGGAACTTGTGAGAGTTTGTCTTGAAGAAAAGAATGATGATATTTCATCAGTTCCACCAGGTTTCGAGCCTCGTGCATTGTTTACCTTAAAGAGTGAGGCACAGGATACTAAAAGACATGAGCGTGATAATTTGATCTGTTGTTCAGCCTCTACTAGAGCCATTCTAGTTGAAAAGGGAACTGGGTTGGCCAATGATGAAAGTTCAAAGATTACAAGGTCAATGTCTATGAGGCGTCGACCTTGGATAAACTATGGTCAATATGATAACAGTTCACAAGATGAACCCGATCATGGAAAGCTCAATCAA GTAACTGCAAGATGGCGTCCAGAAGAGGCATGTCGGCCAGATATTGAGGATGTACCTGTGTTCTACCCAACAGACGAG GAGTTTGAAGATACTTTGAAGTATATAGCCAGCATACGACCAAGAGCAGAACAATATGGAATCTGTCGCATTGTTCCTCCATATTCTAAAATGAACAAAGAATATGATATGATACTTGTTAATGAAGAATCCTACTTATGGCATCATAGTGCTTGTGAATTACAGTGTTTATAG